The genomic interval TTGAACTTAGACGATTCCTTACCTTGATACTCTTGGTTCACGGAGCGCTGTCCCACCGGCCGGCGAGTTGAAGACCCGTCACACGCCCGGATTCGTCTGTTTCGACTCCGTACCACTCGTCCAACGGGGCATCGGTCAGCCAGTTCTCGCTGTCAATCCAATCCGGTCCGCTCGTCGCACGATAGAACGTCTCAAGGACGTCGCGATCCGACACGGGCGTACATTCGACGCCGGTACCCTGGTGCGACGTAATGGCATCCAGCCAGGTCTGAAAGTCCGACTCGACAGGCGCGCACAGTTGCGTGTCCCCGTAGTGGAATTCACGTAGAGGCAGCCGCGCCAATGAGAGCGGCAGCCGGCCGGTAAGCGGATTGTCGCCGATGCGCAATTCCTTCATGCGGGACAGTTCGCCGAGCCGTGAGGGCAGTTGTCCGGTGAGTCCGTTCCGGGTCAGATCCAGCGTCGTCACCCGACCGATGGAATCGGCAGTGACGCCGTACCAATTCTCCAAGGCCTGGTCCTCCAGCCAACCGGCATTGTCCGCCCAGGCTGCGCCGCCCGTCGTTTCGTGCAGCGAGGTGAGTACGGCCACATCCGCCGCGTTACAGTTTGCCGGTCCGCCGTCGAGCTTCTTGCTCCGCAGCCACTCGACAAACGCCGCCGTCCCCGGCGTGCAGAGTTGCGTACTGGAGCCCAAGCTCAATACGCGGAGTTGGCCAAGCTGAAGAAAGCTGCTCGGGATCGGTCCGGACAGATTGTTCCCCCACAGGTACATCTCCGTCAGATTCGCGAGGTTGCCCAGCTCCGGCGGGACCGAACCGTCGAGTGAGTTACCGCCGAGCGACAGGTTGGTCAGACTGGCGAGCTGCCCCAGTTCCGGCGGAATCGGACCCGTCAGGTTGTTGCGCCACAGGGCGATCACCTCCAGGCTGGCCAGATTGCCCAGCTCCGGCGGAATCAGGCCGGAAAGGTCGTTGCCGCCAAGCGACAACTGGGTAAGCCTGGCCAGGTTGCCGAGTTCCTTTGGAATCGAGCCGGTCAGGTCGTTGTTACCGAGCCACAGGCGCGTGAGCCTGGAGAGGTTGCCGAGTTCGGTGGGAATCGGACCGCTCAGTTCGTTGCCCCCGAACCCTCCGGGCGCACCTCCGAGAGACAAGTCGGTCAGATTCGCGAGCTGACCCAATTCAGCCGGGATACGGTCGCTGAGTTTGTTACTGTTGAGGTCCAACCGCTCGAGGTCGGCGAGGTTGCCGAGTTCGGGCGGGATCCGGCCGGTCAGATCGTTGCGGCCGAGATAAAGCTGCCTGAGGTTCCCGAGGTCGCCGAATTCGGGCGGGATCGCACCTGAGAATCGGTTGCGCGTAAGGTTAAGGTACTCCAAGCTCGCCAGGCCGCCCAGTTCAGGCGGAATCGAACGGGTCAGATCGTTGTTGCGGAGATCAAGCTCCCTCAGGCTCCCGAGGTTGCCGAGTTCCGGCGGGATCGAACCGGAGAGGCCGTGCGGGATCCAGACCCGCGTTTCCGAGTCCCAGCGACCTCGGAGTCGCAGCCGGACCACGCGCCCGGAGGCGTCGGTGTCTACGCCGTGCCACTCCCTCAACGGCGCGTCGGTGAGCCAGTTCTCGTTGTCGATCCAGTTCGGCCCGTCCGTCGCTTCGTAGAGGGCCACCAGGGCCACGCGGTCCCCTGCCGACTGCGCCACCGTCACCACCACCGCGGTCGACACGTCGCCCGACGCCGCTGTTACCGTCGTGATTCCGGCGTCCACGGCCATCAGCAGTCCGGCCGAGTCCACGACGACCACCAGCGTGTCGCCGCTCGACCACGACACAACGGCCCCGGCCATCACGCGCCCGGCCTGGTCGCGCACCTCGGCCGCCAGTTGCACCGTCTGCCCGAGCGCCGTGAGCAGCACTGAATCGGGACTGACTGCAATGTCTGTCGGCAATGGAGGCACCACGCTCAGTTCGGCCCCACCCGTCACATCCGACGCCGTGGCCGTCACCACTGCGTCACCCTCGGCAATGGACTCGACCAGCCCCTGGTCGTCCACCCGGGCCACCAGCGTGTCGCTCGATGACCACGAGAACTCGGAATCCGTCACGCCGTGACCGTTCGCGTCGGTTGCCTCGGCCACCAGACGCACCGTGTCCCCGAACGCCACCAGGGTGTCCGCCGCTGGCGACACGACGACCGCGCTCACGACTTGGGCCACCGTCACCGCCGCCGTGCCCGAGGCCGACCCCGATGTTGCCGTGATCGTCGCGCTCCCGTTCCCGGCCGCCGTCACCTGCCCGGACGCGTCCACGGGCGCCACCGAGGCATCGCTGCTCGTCCACGCAACCGCAGCCCCCGCCATCACCTGGCCGTTCTGGTCACGTACCTCGGCGGTGAACCGGGCCGTTTCCTCGAGAGCGGTCAGTGCCGCCGAATCCGGGGTGACCGTTACGGTGGTGGCCATGGGAGTCGGGGGAGGGGCCGGTTCGACAGCGCCATCGCCACAGGACAGCACCAGCATGGTGATCGCGGCAACGGCCATGGCCGGGGTCGCGAAAGCGGTCGCTCGGCTCGTTGGCATCAAACTAGCGCCCCATTGTCGGCGGGAGGGCTCTCCTCAGAAACGAATGCGCAGTCCCAGAATCATGCCGGCATTTCCATTGCGGTCGGGTCCGATGTCCACCAGGGGACTGAGCATCGCACCGCTCCGGCCGGGGATCGGGATCGTCTCCCACTTTTCCCGCAGGAACATCCGTCCCACGACGAGGCCCGCCGCGCCCCCTCCGAGGGCGCCCCACCAGAAGGTATTGCCCTTTATTTCACAGGACTCGTCGCTGAACCAAAGGAACGTGGTTTCCGTGCAGACGACGTCATCGCTCGCGTAAGCCGTCACGAGGCCTCCCACCAGTATTCCGCCCAAAGTCGGAAAGGCCCAGGCGTAGTCGACACAACAGGTCCTTACCTCAAGCATGTCGACTTCCATGTTGGACACGTCCCGGAGTTCCTCCTCCGAAAGCGCCAGGGTGAACCCGGCGTCGCTCGTCTCGACAATGTCGCCTGTCAATATGCTTCCGGCGATGGTCACACGGACACGATTGCCGACATCCTGAGCTGTCAGTGAGCCACAGGCGAAGAGGCACAGGCCGGCGATGATTGCAGCGGCGGATCCGATGGCATCCTGGCATGTCATGCTGATCCTTCCGGTCGTGGCCTTCACCGAAGCGAACAGGCTCGTGTTTCCCGTGGACGTGATAGACGGGCGCGGCCGGCTCAGAAGCGAACCCGCGTCCCCAGAATCATGGTGGTTCCTCCGTAACGGGGCCGCAGGCCCGCCAATGGAGCAAGCGATACCCCGCCGAGATCCCCGTGCGGGATGACCTCCCACCTTTCGGTGAGAACGGTCATTGCCACGGCCAGGCCGGCCGCTCCGCCGATGAGGCCTCCCCACAGCTCGTTGTTGCCCTTTCTGGTACAAGTTTCGGACACGGTAGGGAATGGGAGCAGGATAAACGCCTCCGAGCACGTTTCGTCATTGGTGAACTCTCCCAGAGCCCACCCCAGCAGCAGACCGCCTCCGACGGCGATCAGCCGTGCGCCGTCCATGCAACAGGTTCTCACTTCGAGGCTCTCGACCTGCCCGTACTCGACCTCCTCGACTCGCGTGAATCCGGAGAATGCACCTGTCAGGAGAGTCACCGTGAATCCCGTCTCACTTGCTTCGGTGACATCTCCCGTCAACGTGTCACCGGCGACGACCACGCGGACGCGATCACCCGCGTTCTGGGCAAACACGGAAGTGAAGGTGACCAACAGCAGAACGATCGTCGCGAACGCTGCAGCACGAGCATGTGATGACTTCATGGCTTCCTCCGCTACCTCTGGTTGGCCGACGCCGCCGGAAACACCTGCAGTGGCAGATCGGCGGACCTTGCAAGCTCGTAGCCCCGATGGTAGGCACCCCGGTCGTCGGCGTATCGCCCGGGGGGCAGGCCGGGAAGCGCTCCCAGATCCACCGTCACGGCACCTGTCGTACCGGCCGTCCGGGTGACGGTCACGACCCGGCTCTCCACGCTGCCACGGGCGATCGTGACGCTGTTCCCGCCGTCCATGTTGCCGTTCGCGACGTTGATGGGAAGGATCATCTCGAACGGGGCGCCGGTGTGCACCCTGGCCCTGAAGCGGCCCTCTCCGGCCGATTCGAGCGAAACGACGAGCTGCAGCGGATCCACGGGATTGTCGTGCAGCCAGAGCGAGAACAGGCGGGACATCCCGGCGAACGCTCCCTCCGGCAGGCTGGTCAGGAGATTCTCGGAGAGGTCGAGGCTCCCCAGCGAGCCGAGGCCGGAAAACTCGCCGCCCGAGAGCTCGGTCAGTTGATTCTTCGCCAGATCGAGGAACCACAGCGAAATGAGGTCGGCAAAGACCCCGTCCGGCAGACCGTCGGCCTCCAACCCGTTCTCGTACAGGAAGAGTCGCCTCAGCAGGGGCAATCCGGAAAAGGCCTCTCTGGTGATGCTGCGGAGCTGATTCCGGGCCAGGTGCATTTCTTCCAGCACGGGCATTCCGGCGAACACGCGGTCCGGAAGGCTGGTCAGCCGGTTGCCATTCAGATGGAGGCTCTGAAGCGTCGCCAATCCGATGAACATGCCCTCCTCGAGGCTCGACAGCAGATTGTTCGTCAGCCTCAGTTCCGTCAGCTCCGAAAGCTCGAAGAACGCTGCCCTCGGCAGGGTGATGAGGCGG from Gammaproteobacteria bacterium carries:
- a CDS encoding leucine-rich repeat domain-containing protein is translated as MPTSRATAFATPAMAVAAITMLVLSCGDGAVEPAPPPTPMATTVTVTPDSAALTALEETARFTAEVRDQNGQVMAGAAVAWTSSDASVAPVDASGQVTAAGNGSATITATSGSASGTAAVTVAQVVSAVVVSPAADTLVAFGDTVRLVAEATDANGHGVTDSEFSWSSSDTLVARVDDQGLVESIAEGDAVVTATASDVTGGAELSVVPPLPTDIAVSPDSVLLTALGQTVQLAAEVRDQAGRVMAGAVVSWSSGDTLVVVVDSAGLLMAVDAGITTVTAASGDVSTAVVVTVAQSAGDRVALVALYEATDGPNWIDNENWLTDAPLREWHGVDTDASGRVVRLRLRGRWDSETRVWIPHGLSGSIPPELGNLGSLRELDLRNNDLTRSIPPELGGLASLEYLNLTRNRFSGAIPPEFGDLGNLRQLYLGRNDLTGRIPPELGNLADLERLDLNSNKLSDRIPAELGQLANLTDLSLGGAPGGFGGNELSGPIPTELGNLSRLTRLWLGNNDLTGSIPKELGNLARLTQLSLGGNDLSGLIPPELGNLASLEVIALWRNNLTGPIPPELGQLASLTNLSLGGNSLDGSVPPELGNLANLTEMYLWGNNLSGPIPSSFLQLGQLRVLSLGSSTQLCTPGTAAFVEWLRSKKLDGGPANCNAADVAVLTSLHETTGGAAWADNAGWLEDQALENWYGVTADSIGRVTTLDLTRNGLTGQLPSRLGELSRMKELRIGDNPLTGRLPLSLARLPLREFHYGDTQLCAPVESDFQTWLDAITSHQGTGVECTPVSDRDVLETFYRATSGPDWIDSENWLTDAPLDEWYGVETDESGRVTGLQLAGRWDSAP
- a CDS encoding leucine-rich repeat protein yields the protein MLVERKAAIAGGKSSLGNDVIRTMRFSSPPIPSCRRRLAHSVVAFATVCLTACGGEEAPTEPEPANQAPEAVGTIPDQTVAEGESAVVNLSLYFSDPDGDELTYEASSNDPAVATASVSGSALTISGVAVGRARVTASATDGSLSARQVIFVSVESTAAGICGRTEQVVAAILGRIRDVSDCALVTEAHLAAIDGRIDLGSSGITSLKPGDFAGLSSLRELTITDNPLTVLQDEMFAGLRSLETLWLFNNRLITLPRAAFFELSELTELRLTNNLLSSLEEGMFIGLATLQSLHLNGNRLTSLPDRVFAGMPVLEEMHLARNQLRSITREAFSGLPLLRRLFLYENGLEADGLPDGVFADLISLWFLDLAKNQLTELSGGEFSGLGSLGSLDLSENLLTSLPEGAFAGMSRLFSLWLHDNPVDPLQLVVSLESAGEGRFRARVHTGAPFEMILPINVANGNMDGGNSVTIARGSVESRVVTVTRTAGTTGAVTVDLGALPGLPPGRYADDRGAYHRGYELARSADLPLQVFPAASANQR